CATCTCTTCCTTTtagatttgttttctttatgtTTTGTTTATAATGGAAGCAATTTTGATAGACGTAGGGATGGGAAGGAGCTCtgaaaccaaatttcaaaggAGAGAGTCCAAGTCTTGCAAGAACAGCTTCTGAGATCTCTACATTGTAAACTAAAAACCCTAGGCCCCTGATTCAGACTCAAAACCTAGCCAAAACCTTATATCAGATCCTCCTGTAGCCCCATTAAGGTACACAGCTCTTTACATGCCAATTAAGGCATGTTTCCTGACGTAGGACTTCTTAACTAAATAAGACGACAGTGGACCACAATTCAGGTGAGGAAAATGAGAAAGTGTATTTTTTGAAGAGGTGAGgttgaaggaagagagagaggacaGCAAGAGTGTCTCAGGTGAATAGGGTATAAAGATGTAGGAAGCCATGGGAAAAGTTTGGGAAGTGCAtgggcagagggtggcggagGGGGAGAAATGAAAGAAGCATTGTGAGATAAAGGTGAGGTGAGATCACACAGGGCTGTGTAGGGGACTGATTTTGACATAGTAAGAGACAGGGAACTATGGAGGGTCTTAAGGAGAGGACTGAGGTGACAGAACGGGGAAACAGAAAGAAGACTAGAAAGGAGAGGTGAGAAGCAGGGAGACAAGATGGGTGCAAGTTCCAGTCATACAAGTGAGAGAGAACCAGCAAGTAAGTTTTTAATGGTGGGGCTGGAGAAAGAGAGCAGATATTATTGATATTCAGCAAGCTGAATTTAGACAATTTGGTGAGAGACTggatatagagagagagagaagagtctAAGATAACACCAAGGTTGTGGGCCTGGAAAATAGGAAGGAAAGTGCAGTTGTCAATGGAGATAGAGAATTCGGACTGCTACTACTAGAATCAATAAGTTTTGTGTTTGACTTCAAATGGGCCTTTAGAAAGGGAAACCGGAATGAAAGGAGGTAAGAAGGGTTAGATGCTAAATTGATAGAAATATTATAAACAGCTAGGGAGAGAGAGGTTTGATGGATTAAAGCCAAACAGCAGAAGAAAGATCTCAGGGTCAgaaagaggaagggaaggaagaagggaaggaaaTAGTGTTGGAatagggcagggagaggagagagctTGTCAGATTTGGCAAATTTGGTTTCTGAAAAAGACGGCAACATAATTCTTGTCTGGATCCAACTTCCACATCCTTGGCCTACCCCTAATAGGGTGACGAGATGtgccaattttatagggacagtcccgatatttggggctttgtcttatataggcgcctattacccccctcccatcccatcccaatttttcacatttgctatctggtcaccctaacccctaATAGGGAGGAGGAATCAGAATATCCTGAAGTCATTAAGAACTCTGGATGTGCAGTATTAGCTCTCTACTACAGGCCATTAAAGTAAGTCATGGGAACTAAATTAATCTGTCCCCCAAACTAGACAAATTCCATGAAGTTCAATGTATGAAACTAACTCGGCATCAACATTGACATCAACAGATCAAGAATTAGACCTCAGCAGAACTGGTAACAAGAAACGGAAGGGTTCTCTCTCTGCTATGCCTTTTAACCTCTCTTTAATCACACCTTTGTTTTCCAGTGGTTAAGTGCTTTCTAATCTACTGCCAAAATGGCATCTCCCATATAGGCCAGAAGAGATGTGGCTAGTTTAATATGGAGACAAATATTGCAAATATAAGATACCTGTGGAAATATTAAACTACTCATTTTACAAATCTTTATAACCTAGGGGAGAAGGCCAGGTCCCAGGGTCCACCCTCCATATTATTTAGACCTAGAAAACACTGAGCCAGGTTAGATTGTACATGTTTATCAAATTACCGATACTATGTAGGAGGCtgctaaacatttcaattaaaggcTTGTCTGTACTTCAAAGATTTGCCACTTTAATTATGGCAGCATAGTTTAAACAGAAAAAGCCCCTAGACTGGACACACCTGTAACAGTATGAAAGTGCTTATACCAGGACAGCTGATTCTTGTACAGGAActgaaataagctataccagtataaagcacCTTTTATAAAACTGCAGCTACCCTAGGGCTTTTACCAGCATAACTATGTGAGCAAAAAAATCCCTCTGACATCACTGACATTGTTACGATAGTAAAACTTTTAGGTGTAGGTTAGTGCTAAGATGGGATAACACTCACAGCAGTGTCCCCAACAGAAGACAATGTCTAATGAATACACTTAAGGTCTTTAAATGTATAACTTTAATTTAAACACACAGAAAACTATGAGAAGTGTCTCTATTGTTTAACTTCATTTCtatctcctcccagccctctagCCATCAGCATTTACTTTCCAACAGCTACTGTAAATATTGAGAAAGCTTTCCCACTGGGAGAAGCTCCTCATCATTCTGGTGCGTCATCAAAATCatctggaaaaaataatctgCAAGAGCCTTGTCGTCTCCTAGGGTCGGTGCCATATGAACCCAAAAATCAGTTCTGCAAACCTCATGTAGAATAGTCTCATAGGCTTCAAGAGAACTACTCCCATGCCCTGGTAGAATTCTAGGGGACCAACATATTACTTTGCTAAGAAATAGTCAGAAGTCCAGAGCTGGTGACTGCAGGAAGAAAACGTGtttggggaatggagggaagcgtGTAAGACACAAGGAGGTACGTGGGAAAACAAAGAAGAGGCAGCTGTGATTGGATAAGATTGATGCAGTTACATTTTGCTGGGAATTGCAGTTTAACCACCTGttctgtcctgcctggcttcTCACAAATGATCTAACCTCACCATGAGATATTACACAGACATGTTTCATCGATGCTATGAGTCATTACACAATAAAGACCACAGCTTATACCTCTCCCCTTACAACTACAATAATGCTTaaagaatttgtttttaaaaccctAATAAAAGAGAATAGCAGTTTCAATAAAAATCGACAATGCCCGCAGTTGTCTATGAGTCAAAACACCTTTCTAATGCCCTGCAGTATATGCTAAAATTCGCTTTACCTAATGGGTTCCGTTTGGTGCTTTTCCTGAAAGTGAAATGATAGCTACACTAATGTGCTTTGTATATCCCTAAAACCTATTGAAAATGTGCTTCTTGATCTGATTTCCAGGGCGGTGCATATCCTATGATGGATGAGTTTCACTTCACCCAACTCACATAACCCTACCCCATCTAGCAGGAAGGATGCTGGAATTCCAGCTTCTGTGGGATGCAATACTTTGAGAAATCGATATTGAACAATTATTGCATAATCTCAGGATGTAATAAAACTCTTCTGCACTGAACATAGACACTGAGTTCCTGTTGCGCTTTTACATCGGAGGAAaaatcgtcatcatcatcatcaacagcAGCTGCAAGTCCCAGTATGAACCTGCAGGATCCCCTTGCTGTGCATGTGGAGGAAGTTGAAGATTTCTGAGGGCATTGCATGGAAGCCAGGGCGAGGTTTGACATTGTCGTAGTAATGGTGAGTTATAAAAATCCCTGAGGGGTTCATGGGGAAAGCCCAAAAGCCAAAAAGGTGGACCTCTTCACAGAGCTCCAGGGCAGCAGTCACCAGAATCAATCCTGTGCTAATCCGCTTGGCACGCACCCCTTGACCAAGCCAGTAGCGCGAGACGTTGATGAGATACTGAGGGTGGAAATAATAGACAGCTTGCTGAGATGCAAAATCGTCCAGGACGTATTTGACCCGGATAGAGACATCCGTGTTGCGGGTGTTGTAGAAAGCAGGCAGCAGCACCGATGCATTTTCATAAACCTGTAGCACATCATAAAAAGGTTTcctccatttctccagtttatggAATCTAAAGATAAAAGGATACAAGCGATTATCAGGCTGTGAGGTTCAATATAAATTAAACTAACAAACAAGAAGCTTTCCATAAAGATTCCCTGACACAATGAAACACCCCTGATCTTAATAAATAGAGCTGCTTGcaaaaaaaatgtgaaatgatCTTTCAGTGACAAACGGAAAATGTATTTAGCTCTGTGGCTGGTAggaattttttcattaaaaagtttTGGTAATAaaaaagggagtggggagagagaaaatCATGAATATATTTCACCTTTCCCAACCAGTAAATCCTTTGACTAGTGGTCAAAAAATGAGTCAAAATTGCCACAAAAATTTCATCCCttattttttccatcaaaatttaGGTGGAAAActttaaattttgaaatgtttttactAATTGTATTTGATACATACTAACACCTATCAGTGTCGGGAATTATACAAGAATTAATGTCACCTCAGAGCTGAAATTGTAGTGAAACAACTAAAATGTAATGTTTGAAAGAAGCTTGTATCTGTTGGGGCCAACTCCCATTCATGTTACTCGTGCAAGGAGGCACGATGAATGCACTTCTCGAGTGAGGCAAGCAGGAGGTAGCGctaaggcctcagtcctgcaagcaCTGAAGCATGCAATTAACATTATGCATGTGAGTGGTCCTGTTGATTCAATGGGATCACACAAGGCCctccttaactttaagcacatgctgttgacttcagtgggacgtAAGCATGTGCTTTGATGGATTGGGGCCAGAATGCTCAGCATATTACATGATCGatcctctaggtcaggggtcggcaacctctggcacgtggctcgccagggtaagcaccctggcaggccgggccagtttgtttacctgccacgttggttggttcggcggaccgcggctcccactggctgcggttcgccctcccaggccaatgaggacggcgggaagcagtgcaggcgagggatgtgctggctgtggcttcccgccacccccattggcctgggatggtgaaccgcggccagtgggagccgcgatgggctgaacctgccgacgcggcaggtaaacaaactggcctgggccgccagggtgcttaccctggcgagccgcgtgccagagctTGCCAACCCCTACTTTAGGTCTTGTCTAACTGCAGCCAGATTTTCTGTGAcacttttgtttgtctgttttgcaAAGACAGGAGGAAAGTCTAaaggggttaaaaaaaataaatgaattgaCCTCTCAGTAATAATGCTGGGATTGACTGTCACAACGTCTGTCTTTACACCAACGTCCCCGATATATTTCTCAGATATAGGAGGTAAATTGCATCTAAAGGAAAGAAGTAAAAAGTAAGTTCAAGAATGCCTTGCCGCTGTTCGGGATGAGAATATAGAACTGTGTTTAAGCATTTGTTATAAACAGCAAAATTAGAAGCAGACTGTGATTAAGAATCTGATCATGGTATACGTAATCTGATGGACTgtggtatacttggtcctgcctcagcacaggggcgaGGGTGGACTAGAGGACTTCTTGAGGTCTCTCCCAGCCCTACAATTCTCTGATTCTAAAACGAGTTGATGCTTAAACTGCACACTGCAGGTCACAAATTGTTAATGTCAGTGGCTgtaagaagaaaaatatttactgCTCCCTGCTCATGCGAATGTTAGCACACACATGTGCCCTGTAGAAATGTCCATTGCCTGTTAATAACATTTCCCTCTTGTCAGTTAATTGGCTTTGATTCTGATTATATTTATGGCCAGAAATATCTGGATGAGACTCCAAGAAAAACTAATCTCTAAACTCCCAGGGTTCCTCAAATATCCCCCTCTATATTGTGGATACTTAAAACGTTTTACCCAAAAGCTAAAATATAAAATTAGATAACACTGGCATTTACACACTTATATGCCTTCTGTTACCATACTATTGGAGCAACTCAAAATCTTATTTGTTTTTATGCTCATGGCACCCCCTGAGGTAGGATAGTACTGttctccccattgtacagatgagaaactgaggcactaagggtatgtctaccacTGGAATGTGAGCGCAGGCTCAGCCTcagggctcagacacaggttaccAGGACCttgacccagggttcaagccctattgctttgcagtgtacaTGCTGCCCCGCTTGACTCAGGTCCTGGGAGTCCTCcaaaaagtatcccacaatcccatagACCAATTTCTTTTGTCCTTGCTATCTTCCTTTGTCTTCTCTATCTAAAATCTCCAATCTACTCTATAGAAAACAGCAGCAACCACTCTCGGTGTACGTCAGCAGCTCCGTAAGTCAGTGTTAACCCATCCATTGTCTTCTGATCACTGAGCTGCCTACACACCATCAGAGAGCCTTCCGTGTTTGCAATGAAGATAGAACAGAACAAGCCTTTTGCAAAGGGCGCTGCTTCATGGTCACAGGAGCACAGCCTGGTTTTGGAAACTCTCTGGTGCAAGGCCAGCAGAACTGTGGCCTTCAGTAAGAGGACCAGGAATGACCCTGCACAGTAGTAAATGGCAAAGAGGCTGGCGGCTTTGCAAATATACCGAACCGGTGACTAGTGCTGGGAGTGGGTTAAGCGGCTCAAGAGTGAGTACCGGAAAACCAGGGACCAGAACTGCACCTGGGGGAACTTGTCAAAATCATGCCCATTTTATGAAGAGTTTGGCCAGGTCCCGGGCCCTACGCCCAGAATGGTGCCAACTGTTGTGCATGATGACCTGGTCAGCTGGAATGGTGCCCAAGTGGCCCCAGAATCATGGGCGATGGGTATCAAAGGCCAGGGGAGGCCAAGCCTCCCCTAACCCAGGCCGTGGCCCCACCCATGTTCCGCTCCAAggccatccctcccccccctccccctgaactTCCCTGAAGCTGGCAGGGGCTCAGCTCCAGCTGATGGCTTGGAGCTTGGTCGGCCCAGGAGGACGGGATGGGCCAGTGGCCCAAGGCAGTGCTGGGGCTGGCCCAGGGCGGCGCAgaggcagggaggccagagctTCTCcagcagtgggggcgggggcattTCGGGGCTCctctggtagggttgccaactttggttgtaCAAATtcttggagatttcatcacatgacagaatttttaattaaagattaatctttaattcctggagactccaagaCAATCCTGGAGAGTTGCAACCCTATCCTCCGGCTGTGTGGGATGGGCTTCAGGCAGAAAGGGCGGGGCCAgtgggctagcctccctgaaggaGAGGTTCATCTGCCACCCATGCCCAGAATCTATCATGGGGATTGATGCCCAGCACCAAGCACCGAATGGAGACAAAGAAGTCACTCTGTTGCTGAAACCAGTTCCAGAGCAGGCTCTGGAGCAGCTGCACACTCTGGGTCTATACTCAGAAGAGCTGTTGATGCAGCCCCTGAGGAAGAGCCTGCAGCAGACACAGACAGGACAGAAGCTGCCCCTAAGCCTGGTAAGTTTCCGGCtccattttaatgtttattaataCAGTAATGGGAGGGATTTCCATTCTATCAACCAATGCTGAAGTTATGAGAAGCCCCAGCTATCAGCATGTATCTGCTAATGGTGGACTGTATGCCAGAGATGTGGCTCCCCCCACCACATGGAGTTCAAAAAGGCAACTGGGACATGCAAACACTGAAGAACACATTTGAAGTGTATCTTCACTGGAAAGGCACAGATTTTTGCTAGGGCCATTCTTGTCACTTAAAAATAATAACCTTATATTGCCATGCCTGTAAGTATGCCTTTCTATAACCATTTTATGGTCTATCAAGCCGCCTGGCAATAGTGAACACTCCATGCgtgcgtgcatgtgtgtatatGGGGAAATGTGTTCCATTCACAAATTTAGTCCAGTTCAGTTGGAGGTAATCCATGCAATCTATAGGTGACAAAACCATTTGTTCCAAATATGACTGTGGTTCGAAATTTTCTCCAGAAATGTGCTGGGAGGAGGAAGGCTGTGGAGTTCTGCGTGTTTCCATGCAGTCATGGCAGGCTAAGCCATGTGCAAGCTAACGCAGCATCCTGTTGATTCCTGACCCAATCCTGGGTGCTGATAGCTACAAACTTTTCCTGAAGCAGGAATTCCAGATAGGTTGTCACATTTCGGGGAAGGGCGTATGTTCCAGGGCCACCAGCCCAGACCACTCATAGCTGTGCTCTTCATTCATTTTACGTCTGAATAATTCTGCTGCATACACTGCAGGTTTCCTACCAGCAGACTGGAATAACATCTCCCTTTGCCAGTCAGGCACCACAAGAACTGTTATGGCCTCCAAAATGTGGAAGGCCTGAAATAATAGAAAAAGCCTGTCACCCCTAACCACCTGCCCACAAACCCAAATAGTTTTGCAATTTTCTACAATaaaaaaatgcagctttgcatCTTTAACTTACCATGGTGCCTGCAATTCTTTTGCTGCACAATTAACCAAGCTGTGTCCAGGAGCTTCTGTGGGCCGAAGCGTCCTTCTCACAATATATTGAAGTTCCGTTTGTAAAAGTATCATTTTATGTCCTTGAAATTCCACAAAGATCTTTCCTGTGTTCCTGCAGGGAGCTATTTGAGACAATAACCCTCTATGTCTTGCCCTGTTCCAGGCCAATTGAACTCTAACGGCTGCAGCACCTCCACTGCTCACCCGCACTGCAGCACACGCCTGGGCCAATGTACCTTCAGAGCCCATTCCATGAGGAAGTGTTTCCGTGATGAACTTATGGTTGAAGTTCTGGAGAGGGCCACAAGTAGTTCCCATGCCAAAGGCGAAGGGACCTGTGGCTAGAGGAAGGGCATGCTGCCAGGCGAAAGGCTCAGGCTGGCTGCACAGCTTGAGGACAGAGTTTTAGCATGAGAGTAGGCACTTGCTTCACAATTCCTGGAATAGGAAAGGTGgctaagggaggaggacagagctcagCAGACAGAACGGTTTGAGTGGCCCATCTTATTGACTGCAAGGGTAACAGCTCCTGCTATATCGTCTATGCCTGGCCTGAGTCCTCTGCGCACTGCCTGTGCTGCAGTCCAGAAGCAGCTTGAAAGACTCCATGGCTGGGTGGCCCAGGCAATCGGAACCCATGCGTGGTGTGGCTGGGCAGGGCAATGTTGCGCCCTGGAGCCCTCCATGTTGACCCCCTCCCTGTGTATGCCTCCACCTCTCTCCCACAGCACCAAGTGCACGGCAAACATGGAAAGAAGGGAAAAGAGAACAGGGGGTCAGGGAAAATGCCAtgacgggggggaggggtttctgTTATGTACGTGGTTTCACTGTTTGCACTTTTTCACGCACTTTGCGGGATGGAGGACTTGTTTCTGCAAGCTTCTGTTGTGACTGGTGTTTTGGTGTGGTGACggcagctgggaatgggcggaTGTTGTACTTTTCTAAAACATGTTTATAATTAAAGCTTTTTTATTTCATCAAATAAGTTTATTTCTATCATTGCTTCACATGGTGCGATGCATATTCAAAATAATAAAGGTAAACACATGATCAGGACAATTAGGAATTTGTATGCAAAGACTATCCCTCAGCCCAGTTATCTATAGCCAGTCATACTTCAATCACTTCCTTACATCAATCCATTCTTGAATAATCCTCTTCCCCCTATTTCATAAGTGGTCTTGTCATTCATAATTCCACCCTCCTCTCCAAGCACCCCACCCTCCTCACAATCAATAAGCCTCATACCCCCCACCAGACCCCACAAGCACATTCATAAAGGTATTATTTCCCCCGTTTCCATTGGACCATGCAAATCCATAACGTGGGAGCACAAAGCATCCCTGACTGCTGTTGTCTGGGTGTATCCAGCTCCAGCTGTAGTTGATCCACTTTCTGGCTGCGGGTACCAATTCAGCGGCCCGTCGCTGCCATAGGCCCATTCAGGGGGAAATGGCTCACCTCTGGCTTCACAGAgattgtgaagagcacagcaagccacagtgAAGCAGACAGCATTGATGACACTGGCATCCAAATGGGTCTGTAGACATCTCGAACGGGATTTCAatctgccaaaagcacattcagcaGCCATTCTACGCCTGCTGAGAGTGTAATTAAACTATCTTTTGCCAGGGCCTCTGAATTCAGGGTACagtttcataagccaaggcaaaaggaggtattgcaggtagggtgaccagacagcaagtgtgaaaaatcgggatgggggtggggggtaataggagcccatataagaaaaagacccaaaaatcgggactgtccctataaaatcgggacatctggtcaccctaattgcagGGTCCCCCAGAATAATGAGGAGGACAGAAACTCCATTGATGATAATGTCATTTGGTGGGGATAGTGTCATTTGGTGGGAACAGCCTGTCCATGAATGTAGACTCCTGATTGCTGGAAAACCCGAGCATCTTGAGTTTTTCTAGTACAACCCATGCTGACGTTCATAAATCACCCTCTGGGGTCCACAAGAGCCTGCATAACGATGGAGTAATACcctttgtggtttatgtactcgtGTGCTCAAACTACGAGCACATGAATCCCATCAATGGTCCCAGtgcagtttggaaaccccattATCTCAAAGCCAGCAGTTACTTCAGGACTGCCACTTTGGGGTAAACCACATGCCtgattgcctcagaaacctcAATGGCCACTTTACCCACAGTTGACTttccaacaccaaactggtttgcaacagacctgtagcagtctggggtagccagcttcTAAATGGCAATAGCAACCAGCTTCTGGACCAGCAGGGGTGGCCTTATGCACGTGTCTTTATCCTGGAAGATCGGACAAGTGGCTTgcaaagctccagaaatgtagctttcttcatgtCAAAGTTCTGGACCCAtggctggtcatcccaggtctgcatgacaatgtgatcccgccagtctgtgcttgtggccctgctccagaagcTCCAGGCTACAGAGGGGGCACTAGAGGCTGTACAGCGTGTACTGAGAAGCAGTCAGTCAGTTCGAGTCTGCCATGCTTggtgctctgcc
The DNA window shown above is from Mauremys mutica isolate MM-2020 ecotype Southern chromosome 6, ASM2049712v1, whole genome shotgun sequence and carries:
- the ST8SIA5 gene encoding alpha-2,8-sialyltransferase 8E isoform X2, translating into MGPRSRSDVAETSPVEGGLTYRANPQGSQQEAPQWYFEFYEGPFEYNSTKCLELRQDIIEVKVLSMVKQTELFDRWKSLQMCKWEMNVTEANLFKSTLSRCCNAPAFLFTTQKNTPLGTKLKYEVDTSGIFHINQEIFRMFPKDMPYYRSQFKKCAVVGNGGILKNSRCGREIDSADFVFRCNLPPISEKYIGDVGVKTDVVTVNPSIITERFHKLEKWRKPFYDVLQVYENASVLLPAFYNTRNTDVSIRVKYVLDDFASQQAVYYFHPQYLINVSRYWLGQGVRAKRISTGLILVTAALELCEEVHLFGFWAFPMNPSGIFITHHYYDNVKPRPGFHAMPSEIFNFLHMHSKGILQVHTGTCSCC